The following proteins are encoded in a genomic region of Thiomonas sp. X19:
- a CDS encoding efflux transporter outer membrane subunit: MTPNPSPRILIMASLALLLGACAAQPPEPPLKVALPLDYAHAGQGWTPLQSAAAMPAGPWWSVFDDPVLSGLEGRVAQHNQTLAAQLAAYEQAEAAIAQAQAAYYPTLSAGASATRSKSASASTSVAQPGRIFNSVSTSVSASWAPDLWGKVRLQVRAGEASAAASAATLRFTQLSLQGTLAQSYLQLRTVDAQVLLAQDTVAAYARALQLTENRYKAGVDTAAGVAQARTQLLQAQTSATDLGVTRVQLQNAIAVLVGQAPGDFTLPAVNALPTVPAIPPGIPVQLLQRRPDLAAAAAQVQAANAQIGVAQTAWLPNLTLSAQGGSQATRIAELFTAPSLFWSIGPSLAATLFDGGLRRAQVESSKAAYRQTVANYRQDVLTALQQVQDNLAAQSILAQEAQQQAAVVQAAEVSLRLAENQYKAGIAPYLNVITAQTTATSARNAELTLLNRRYAASVALIQALGGGWGETGQTAIGPLPASAAGD, encoded by the coding sequence ATGACCCCAAACCCATCGCCTCGAATCTTGATCATGGCTTCGCTGGCGCTGCTGCTCGGCGCTTGCGCCGCGCAGCCACCCGAGCCGCCGCTCAAGGTGGCGCTGCCGCTCGACTATGCCCATGCCGGCCAGGGCTGGACGCCGCTGCAAAGCGCCGCCGCGATGCCCGCCGGGCCCTGGTGGAGCGTGTTCGACGACCCGGTGCTGAGCGGTCTGGAAGGCCGGGTGGCGCAACACAACCAGACTCTGGCCGCGCAACTCGCCGCCTACGAGCAGGCCGAGGCGGCCATTGCCCAGGCCCAGGCGGCGTACTACCCGACGCTGTCGGCGGGCGCTTCGGCGACGCGTTCCAAATCAGCCTCGGCCAGCACCAGCGTGGCGCAGCCAGGGCGCATTTTCAACAGCGTCAGCACCTCGGTCAGCGCCAGCTGGGCGCCCGACCTGTGGGGCAAGGTGCGCCTGCAGGTGCGGGCTGGCGAGGCCAGCGCCGCGGCCAGCGCCGCCACCCTGCGATTCACCCAGCTCAGCCTGCAAGGCACGCTGGCGCAGAGCTATTTGCAACTGCGCACGGTGGATGCGCAAGTGCTCCTGGCGCAAGACACGGTGGCGGCCTACGCGCGTGCCTTGCAACTCACCGAGAACCGCTACAAGGCCGGGGTCGATACCGCCGCCGGCGTGGCCCAGGCCCGCACCCAGTTGCTGCAGGCGCAGACCAGCGCCACCGATCTGGGCGTGACCCGGGTGCAGTTGCAAAACGCCATTGCCGTGCTGGTGGGCCAGGCCCCCGGCGACTTCACACTGCCGGCGGTGAACGCACTGCCCACGGTGCCTGCCATACCGCCCGGCATTCCCGTGCAGTTGCTGCAGCGCCGGCCCGACCTGGCCGCCGCCGCCGCGCAGGTGCAGGCGGCCAATGCGCAGATCGGCGTGGCCCAAACCGCCTGGCTGCCCAACCTCACGCTGTCGGCGCAGGGCGGGAGCCAGGCCACGCGCATTGCCGAGTTGTTCACCGCGCCTTCGCTGTTCTGGTCCATCGGCCCCAGCCTCGCCGCCACCTTGTTCGACGGCGGTCTGCGCCGCGCCCAGGTCGAGTCCAGCAAGGCCGCCTACCGCCAGACCGTGGCCAACTACCGGCAAGACGTGCTCACCGCCCTGCAGCAGGTGCAGGACAACCTCGCCGCCCAGTCCATCCTGGCGCAAGAGGCGCAGCAGCAGGCCGCCGTGGTGCAGGCCGCCGAGGTGTCGTTGCGCCTGGCCGAAAACCAGTACAAGGCCGGCATCGCGCCCTACCTCAACGTCATCACCGCGCAGACCACCGCCACCAGCGCACGCAACGCTGAACTCACCCTGCTGAACCGCCGCTACGCCGCCAGCGTGGCGCTGATCCAGGCACTGGGCGGCGGCTGGGGCGAGACGGGCCAAACCGCCATCGGCCCGCTGCCGGCTTCCGCTGCGGGGGATTGA
- a CDS encoding MFS transporter yields MELPEPSPPAAAAAPPAAAHAPDGPVPFGRFVQLFTAVMLPIFLAAIDQTLLATATPAIARDLGDLRDSAWIAVGYLLASTIMAPLYGRLGDRYGRRDALVAALGLFALGSAACAAAQGMWWLIAARMLQGLGGGGLMVMSQALIGEVVPPRQRPRFQAYFGVVFVLASVTGPVMGGLVVSSFNWRWLFIVNLPLAAIAAWRVLRLSESPRHAAQGQSHDVPGVLLFAAMAGLALLWLTLAGHRFAWLSIPSLAMAGTALLLGVLLARRERAQEHPFLPLELLRLPAIAWTGLTVTLFAASMFALVFFLPVYLQLGNHGDAAHAGLLLLPLTGGLVLGSNLTGRLVAKTGRPDQPPRYGLTLAALALMLLGLLPGGSWTVGLLGVLAGLGFGTVTPTSQLVIQTVAGRTRLGAAAATVSLARSIGASVGTAVFGALVFGLASSAELQAALHGGSEAATLQVTHAFHLAFIAAGVLTLVAAWASTRVPRVEL; encoded by the coding sequence ATGGAACTCCCCGAGCCATCCCCTCCTGCGGCTGCCGCCGCGCCGCCAGCCGCAGCCCATGCGCCCGACGGTCCGGTTCCCTTCGGCCGCTTCGTGCAGTTGTTCACCGCGGTGATGCTGCCCATCTTTCTCGCGGCCATCGACCAGACCCTGCTGGCCACCGCCACGCCGGCCATCGCCCGCGACCTCGGCGACCTGCGCGACAGCGCCTGGATCGCCGTGGGCTATCTGCTCGCCTCCACCATCATGGCGCCGCTGTACGGACGGCTGGGCGACCGCTACGGCCGGCGCGACGCGCTGGTCGCGGCGCTCGGCCTGTTCGCCCTCGGCTCGGCCGCCTGCGCCGCAGCCCAAGGCATGTGGTGGCTGATCGCCGCGCGCATGCTGCAAGGGCTGGGCGGCGGCGGCTTGATGGTGATGAGCCAGGCCCTCATCGGCGAGGTCGTGCCGCCGCGCCAGCGCCCGCGCTTCCAGGCCTATTTCGGCGTGGTGTTCGTGCTCGCCAGCGTCACCGGCCCGGTCATGGGCGGGCTGGTGGTCAGCAGCTTCAACTGGCGCTGGCTGTTCATCGTCAACCTGCCGCTGGCGGCGATTGCCGCGTGGCGCGTGCTGCGCCTGTCCGAAAGCCCGCGCCATGCCGCCCAGGGCCAAAGCCACGACGTCCCCGGCGTGCTGCTGTTCGCCGCCATGGCCGGGCTGGCCCTGCTGTGGCTGACCCTGGCTGGCCACCGCTTCGCCTGGCTGTCCATCCCCAGCCTGGCCATGGCCGGCACGGCCCTGCTGCTGGGGGTGTTGCTGGCGCGGCGCGAGCGCGCCCAGGAGCATCCCTTCCTGCCGCTGGAACTGCTGCGCCTGCCGGCGATTGCCTGGACCGGCCTCACCGTCACGCTGTTCGCCGCCAGCATGTTCGCGCTGGTGTTCTTCCTGCCGGTGTATCTGCAACTGGGCAACCACGGCGATGCCGCGCATGCCGGGCTGCTGCTGTTGCCACTCACCGGCGGGCTGGTGCTCGGTTCCAACCTCACCGGCCGCCTGGTGGCCAAAACCGGGCGGCCCGACCAGCCGCCGCGCTATGGGCTGACGCTGGCGGCACTGGCGTTGATGCTGCTCGGGCTGCTGCCCGGCGGGAGCTGGACGGTGGGGCTGCTGGGTGTGCTCGCCGGCCTGGGTTTCGGCACCGTCACGCCCACGTCCCAGCTCGTCATCCAGACCGTGGCCGGGCGCACCCGGCTGGGTGCGGCTGCGGCCACCGTGTCGCTGGCCCGCTCCATCGGCGCCTCGGTCGGCACGGCCGTGTTCGGTGCACTGGTGTTCGGCCTGGCGTCCAGCGCCGAGTTGCAAGCCGCGTTGCACGGCGGCAGCGAGGCGGCCACGCTGCAAGTCACGCATGCCTTCCACCTCGCCTTCATCGCCGCCGGCGTGCTCACGCTCGTCGCCGCGTGGGCGTCCACCCGCGTGCCGCGCGTGGAGTTGTGA
- a CDS encoding D-hexose-6-phosphate mutarotase produces MQDLSSLRAFAIPGQLSFRAGPGGLVFADIDNPDGSASIALQGAHLTSFRPKAQREPVVWLSEKARFAAGKSIRGGVPVCWPWFGPHASEPTFPAHGFARTVPWEVVDSGSADGATTITLRLVFSDATHAQWPHDTPVELRISVADALDLELTTLNAGEAPVPLGEALHSYFHVGDIAEVELRGLDGCAYLDKTEAFARKQQSGPLRFAAETDRVYVDTRSTCMIDDARLRRRIHIAKQGSASTVVWTPWGQKAAAMGDYTAEGWRSMLCVESANAADNALTLQPGEAHVLAVRYSAEAL; encoded by the coding sequence ATGCAAGACCTCTCCTCCCTCCGCGCCTTCGCCATCCCCGGCCAACTGAGCTTTCGCGCTGGCCCAGGTGGTCTGGTGTTCGCCGACATCGACAACCCCGACGGCAGCGCGAGCATCGCCCTGCAGGGCGCGCATCTCACCAGCTTTCGGCCCAAGGCCCAGCGCGAGCCGGTGGTGTGGCTGTCGGAGAAGGCACGCTTTGCGGCGGGCAAGTCCATACGCGGCGGCGTGCCGGTGTGCTGGCCGTGGTTCGGGCCGCACGCCAGCGAACCCACCTTCCCCGCGCACGGCTTCGCCCGCACCGTGCCCTGGGAGGTGGTGGACAGCGGCAGCGCCGATGGCGCCACCACCATCACCCTGCGCCTGGTGTTCAGCGACGCCACGCACGCGCAGTGGCCGCACGATACCCCGGTGGAACTGCGCATCAGCGTGGCCGATGCGCTGGACCTGGAACTCACCACCCTCAACGCCGGCGAAGCGCCCGTGCCGCTCGGCGAGGCGCTGCACAGCTATTTCCACGTTGGCGACATCGCCGAGGTCGAACTCCGAGGCCTCGACGGCTGCGCCTACCTCGACAAGACCGAAGCCTTCGCGCGCAAGCAGCAGAGCGGTCCGCTGCGCTTCGCCGCCGAGACCGATCGCGTGTATGTCGACACCCGGTCCACCTGCATGATCGACGACGCCCGCCTGCGCCGCCGCATCCACATCGCCAAGCAAGGCTCCGCCTCCACCGTGGTGTGGACGCCTTGGGGCCAGAAGGCCGCGGCGATGGGCGACTACACCGCCGAGGGCTGGCGCAGCATGCTGTGCGTGGAATCCGCCAACGCCGCCGACAACGCGCTCACCCTGCAGCCCGGCGAGGCCCACGTCCTGGCGGTGCGCTACAGCGCCGAAGCCCTCTGA
- a CDS encoding DDE-type integrase/transposase/recombinase, which translates to MDDTRLTTIAQLEQFLSANAQVAFSPHGDDAQRYAHISRVLRRLDYPRRTKCERGVVLAYLRHTSGYSRAQLTRLVRRWQANRLAAEPLVKRYGAPAAPFARKFTPGDVTLLVEMDRAHEDVCGPAIAHLLQRAYHVYGDARYARLATLSVSHLYNLRKSAGYRAQRLHVTKTRPVNNPIGTRRAPQPQGRAGFVRIDTVHQGDQDGIKGVYHITCVDAVSQWQVQACVQGISEAYLLPVLALVIAQFPFEIAGFHSDNGSEYINARVTKMLEKLRIEQTKSRSRHSNDNALAESKNASVVRKHMGYSHIPQQYAQRINAFYQTVFNPWLNGHRPCLFATEITSPKGKIVKRYAHADVKTPLACLAQLSAQGLVRFKAGITLDALQAQAAAQTDLAAAQAMQQAKAALFARFNAPRQQA; encoded by the coding sequence ATGGACGACACGCGACTGACCACAATCGCGCAACTCGAGCAATTTCTCAGCGCCAATGCACAAGTTGCGTTTTCACCGCACGGCGACGATGCGCAGCGCTACGCCCACATCAGTCGGGTTCTGCGGCGGCTTGACTACCCCCGACGCACCAAGTGTGAACGCGGGGTGGTGCTGGCCTATTTGCGTCACACCAGCGGTTACAGCCGCGCGCAACTCACGCGCCTGGTGCGCCGGTGGCAGGCCAACCGCCTGGCCGCAGAGCCGCTGGTCAAGCGTTACGGCGCCCCGGCAGCCCCCTTTGCCCGCAAGTTCACGCCCGGCGATGTGACGCTGCTCGTGGAGATGGACCGCGCCCATGAGGATGTCTGCGGCCCGGCCATCGCGCACCTGCTGCAGCGGGCCTACCACGTCTATGGCGACGCGCGCTATGCCCGCCTGGCCACGCTGTCAGTCTCGCACCTGTACAACCTGCGCAAGAGCGCTGGCTACCGCGCCCAGCGCCTGCATGTCACCAAGACCCGCCCGGTGAACAACCCCATTGGCACGCGGCGCGCACCGCAACCCCAGGGACGCGCAGGCTTTGTGCGCATCGATACCGTGCACCAGGGCGACCAGGACGGCATCAAGGGGGTGTATCACATCACCTGCGTGGATGCGGTCAGCCAATGGCAGGTGCAGGCTTGCGTGCAGGGCATCAGCGAGGCGTATCTGTTGCCCGTGCTGGCCCTGGTCATCGCCCAGTTTCCTTTCGAGATCGCAGGCTTTCATTCGGACAACGGCTCGGAATACATCAACGCCCGCGTGACCAAGATGCTGGAGAAGCTGCGGATCGAGCAGACCAAGTCCCGCTCCCGCCACAGCAACGATAACGCGCTGGCCGAGAGCAAGAACGCCAGCGTGGTGCGCAAACACATGGGGTACAGCCACATCCCGCAGCAGTATGCCCAGAGGATCAATGCCTTCTACCAAACGGTCTTCAACCCTTGGCTCAATGGGCATCGTCCGTGCTTGTTTGCCACGGAGATCACCAGCCCCAAGGGCAAGATCGTCAAGCGCTACGCCCACGCCGATGTGAAGACGCCCCTGGCTTGCCTGGCGCAGCTCAGTGCGCAGGGCTTGGTGCGCTTCAAGGCAGGCATCACGCTAGACGCTTTGCAGGCTCAGGCGGCTGCGCAAACCGATCTGGCCGCCGCTCAGGCCATGCAGCAGGCCAAGGCGGCGCTCTTTGCGCGGTTCAACGCGCCACGGCAACAGGCCTGA